Proteins encoded within one genomic window of Halomonas sp. YLGW01:
- a CDS encoding YceD family protein, protein MLTTRLPLKVEPHRLAANAEHLEGLVALDQFARLAEDAGPQQGDCQVWLDFAIDTQGRRVIEGRLAADVQLPCRRCMEPMPTQVSSHFLLGVVSSDALAADLPSTHEPVVVEDEQLNLLTVIEDELILSLPQVIYHDEAQCRVSSDQLSSGDASEASATPADSPFDVLRTLKGKS, encoded by the coding sequence ATGTTGACCACACGACTCCCCTTGAAGGTTGAGCCTCATCGGCTCGCCGCCAACGCCGAACATCTCGAAGGCCTCGTGGCCCTCGATCAGTTCGCGCGCCTCGCTGAAGATGCCGGGCCCCAGCAGGGCGATTGCCAAGTCTGGCTGGACTTCGCCATCGACACTCAAGGGCGTCGAGTGATTGAGGGTCGGCTTGCGGCCGATGTGCAGTTGCCGTGCCGGCGCTGCATGGAGCCGATGCCGACCCAGGTCAGTAGCCATTTCCTGTTGGGTGTGGTCAGCAGCGATGCGCTTGCCGCCGATCTGCCGAGCACGCACGAACCGGTGGTGGTGGAAGACGAACAGCTGAATCTCCTGACGGTGATCGAGGATGAACTGATCCTCAGTCTGCCGCAGGTGATTTATCACGACGAGGCGCAGTGTCGTGTCTCGTCAGACCAGCTGAGCAGCGGCGACGCGTCCGAGGCCTCGGCAACGCCTGCTGATAGTCCTTTCGATGTGCTGCGCACCTTGAAAGGCAAATCCTGA
- the rpmF gene encoding 50S ribosomal protein L32: protein MAVQKSRKTRSKRGMRRAHDSLTAPTLSQDKETGTTHRRHHVAADGFYRGRQVVEA from the coding sequence ATGGCAGTTCAAAAGAGCCGTAAGACCCGTTCCAAGCGCGGCATGCGTCGTGCCCACGACTCACTGACCGCACCGACCCTGTCCCAGGACAAGGAAACCGGTACCACTCACCGTCGCCACCACGTGGCCGCCGACGGTTTCTACCGAGGTCGTCAGGTCGTCGAAGCCTGA
- the sppA gene encoding signal peptide peptidase SppA, with amino-acid sequence MSDDTPKDRWTQGPELSPDDLRRATREGDKGAAVPPGDDAETLRERQRLAQLEMMDHWIGGVLAEQRRSRRWKLFFRFLFAALILTSLATTFYGVYQAGQPAVTGERHLGVVEVEGVIDSKSPASAERIIEGLRRAWKAPSAEAVVLHINSPGGSPVQSQRIYDEMMRLRQQGDKPIIAVIEDIGASGSYYIAAAADEIVAAPASLVGSIGVIFSGFGLEEVIDRLGVERRVFTAGDNKAFLDPFKDISPQQRAFWQQVLDTTHRQFIDDVKAGRGKRLGDDPELFTGLVWTGEQALELGLVDRLDTLDGVAREQLETPRVKDYTPGLDPFERLTRRFGRVAAEWMGLPQAQSPLRYQAY; translated from the coding sequence ATGAGTGATGATACCCCGAAGGATCGCTGGACCCAGGGCCCGGAGCTGAGCCCTGACGATCTGCGGCGTGCCACCCGGGAGGGAGATAAGGGCGCGGCCGTGCCGCCCGGCGACGATGCCGAGACCCTGCGCGAGCGTCAGCGCCTGGCCCAGCTCGAGATGATGGATCATTGGATCGGCGGGGTGCTCGCCGAGCAGCGTCGGTCGCGACGCTGGAAGCTGTTCTTTCGTTTTCTCTTCGCTGCGCTGATCCTGACCTCGCTGGCGACCACTTTCTATGGCGTCTACCAGGCGGGGCAGCCGGCGGTGACGGGCGAGCGGCACCTGGGCGTGGTCGAGGTGGAAGGGGTGATCGATAGTAAGTCGCCGGCCAGCGCCGAGCGCATCATCGAAGGCCTCAGGCGGGCCTGGAAGGCGCCGAGCGCCGAGGCGGTGGTGCTGCATATCAACAGCCCCGGCGGCAGCCCCGTGCAGTCCCAGCGCATCTATGACGAGATGATGCGACTGCGCCAGCAGGGCGACAAGCCGATCATCGCGGTGATCGAGGACATCGGTGCCAGCGGTTCTTACTACATTGCCGCGGCCGCCGATGAGATCGTCGCCGCGCCGGCGAGCCTGGTGGGGTCGATCGGGGTGATCTTCTCGGGTTTTGGCCTGGAAGAGGTCATCGATCGCCTGGGGGTGGAGCGTCGCGTCTTCACCGCCGGCGACAACAAGGCCTTCCTGGACCCCTTCAAGGATATCTCGCCGCAGCAGCGGGCGTTCTGGCAGCAGGTGCTCGATACCACTCATCGCCAGTTCATCGATGACGTCAAGGCGGGGCGTGGTAAGCGGCTCGGCGACGATCCGGAGCTTTTCACGGGGCTGGTGTGGACCGGCGAGCAGGCCCTGGAGCTTGGGCTGGTGGATCGCCTGGACACCTTGGATGGGGTGGCCCGAGAGCAGCTGGAGACGCCCCGCGTCAAGGACTATACCCCGGGGCTCGATCCCTTCGAGCGCCTGACGCGCCGTTTCGGTCGGGTGGCCGCCGAGTGGATGGGGCTGCCCCAGGCGCAGTCGCCGCTGCGCTATCAGGCCTACTGA
- the plsX gene encoding phosphate acyltransferase PlsX encodes MRIAIDAMGGDFGPRATVSAAVRALKAHPRLQLSLFGQQSALDDALSHLPRSDTSVLPRLTLYHSPAVVAEDAKPSSALRGSKDSSLAMALDCVASGQAQAAVSAGNTGALMALGRRALGTVAGIPRPAISTAVPTRGKGRCYLLDLGANVEADAERLVDFARMGEIMARRIDGLAKPRVALLNVGIEGTKGTASVREADAHLRRFAHLDYRGFIEGDGIYSGQADVVVCDGFVGNAVLKASEGLAKMLIQRVQQTFEAHWSSRLVGLMARPALRRLRSELDPVRYNGASLLGLNGIVVKSHGGADAAGFAHAITRAMREVSEDLPSQLAQELEAREPVIASVACGRGDSGMDARCRTNE; translated from the coding sequence GTGAGAATCGCCATCGACGCGATGGGCGGGGACTTCGGTCCCCGCGCCACCGTGTCGGCCGCCGTACGGGCCCTGAAGGCCCACCCTAGACTGCAGCTGAGCCTGTTCGGTCAGCAGTCCGCCCTCGATGACGCGCTTTCGCACCTGCCGCGAAGCGACACATCCGTGCTACCCCGCCTGACCCTGTACCATTCTCCTGCTGTTGTCGCCGAAGACGCCAAGCCCTCCAGTGCCCTGCGCGGATCCAAGGATTCGAGCCTGGCGATGGCGCTCGACTGCGTAGCATCCGGACAGGCGCAGGCAGCTGTCTCGGCCGGCAATACCGGTGCCCTGATGGCGCTGGGTCGTCGGGCGTTGGGGACCGTGGCAGGCATTCCGCGCCCGGCCATCAGTACCGCGGTGCCGACGCGGGGCAAGGGGCGCTGTTACCTGCTCGACCTGGGGGCCAACGTCGAAGCCGACGCCGAGCGCCTGGTCGACTTCGCGAGGATGGGCGAGATCATGGCGCGTCGCATCGACGGACTTGCCAAGCCGCGCGTCGCGCTGCTGAACGTGGGCATCGAGGGCACCAAGGGGACGGCCAGCGTGCGGGAGGCTGATGCACATCTGCGTCGGTTCGCTCACCTGGATTATCGTGGGTTTATCGAAGGTGATGGTATCTACTCGGGCCAGGCAGATGTGGTAGTGTGCGACGGTTTCGTTGGCAATGCCGTGCTCAAGGCCAGCGAAGGGTTGGCGAAGATGCTGATCCAGCGTGTTCAGCAGACCTTCGAGGCGCACTGGAGCAGCCGGCTGGTGGGGCTCATGGCGCGGCCAGCCCTGCGTCGCCTGCGCAGCGAGTTGGATCCGGTGCGCTACAATGGGGCCAGCCTGCTAGGGCTCAACGGCATCGTGGTCAAGAGCCATGGTGGTGCCGATGCCGCTGGCTTCGCTCATGCCATCACGCGAGCCATGCGGGAGGTCAGCGAAGACCTGCCGTCGCAGCTGGCGCAAGAGCTCGAGGCAAGGGAGCCTGTTATCGCGTCGGTCGCGTGCGGTCGAGGCGATAGCGGGATGGATGCCCGTTGTCGGACCAACGAATAG
- the acpP gene encoding acyl carrier protein — translation MSTIEERVKKVVAERLNVKEEDIQNTSSFTEDLGADSLDTVELVMALEEEFDTEIPDEEAEKITTVQEAIDYVNAHQ, via the coding sequence ATGAGCACCATCGAAGAGCGCGTGAAGAAGGTTGTGGCCGAGCGCCTGAACGTCAAGGAAGAAGACATCCAGAACACCTCTTCCTTCACCGAAGATCTCGGTGCCGATTCTCTCGATACCGTCGAGCTGGTGATGGCGCTCGAAGAGGAATTCGATACCGAAATTCCCGACGAAGAAGCCGAGAAGATCACCACCGTTCAGGAAGCGATCGACTACGTCAACGCCCACCAGTAA
- the fabD gene encoding ACP S-malonyltransferase — protein MTQSLALVFPGQGSQQVGMMRELAERYSVVRTTFEEASDALGYDLWHVVQEGPAEALDATACTQPALLTASVAIWRVWQELEGPRPGIMAGHSLGEYSAMVCAGVLPFAEGVRLVKLRGEAMQNAVPAGTGAMAAILGLADDAVEQACREAAQGEVVAAVNYNAPGQVVIAGGKAAVERAIALCQQAGAKRALPLPVSVPSHCDLMRPAADRLASAMSAIEMRPPRYTVVQNVDAQAHADVDTLRTRLVEQLYQPVRWTSCVEAMTDQGAEVFIECGPGKVLTGLGKRINRSIKGLAVNDPDSLESALELARGAATE, from the coding sequence ATGACGCAATCCCTGGCCCTCGTGTTCCCGGGGCAGGGCTCCCAGCAAGTCGGTATGATGCGGGAGCTGGCCGAACGATACAGCGTGGTGAGAACCACATTCGAAGAGGCCTCTGACGCCCTGGGCTACGATCTTTGGCATGTCGTCCAGGAAGGACCTGCCGAGGCGCTGGATGCCACCGCCTGCACCCAGCCGGCACTGCTGACGGCGAGCGTCGCCATCTGGCGTGTCTGGCAGGAACTGGAAGGCCCGCGGCCCGGCATCATGGCCGGCCACAGCCTTGGCGAATACAGCGCCATGGTCTGCGCGGGCGTGCTGCCCTTTGCCGAAGGCGTGCGCCTGGTGAAGCTGCGGGGTGAGGCCATGCAGAACGCCGTGCCGGCGGGCACCGGTGCCATGGCCGCCATCCTGGGGCTTGCCGACGACGCCGTCGAGCAGGCCTGTCGCGAGGCCGCCCAGGGAGAGGTGGTGGCCGCGGTCAACTACAATGCGCCGGGGCAGGTCGTGATCGCCGGTGGCAAGGCTGCCGTCGAGCGGGCTATCGCGCTATGCCAGCAGGCGGGCGCCAAGCGTGCGCTGCCGCTACCGGTATCGGTGCCTTCGCACTGCGATCTGATGCGCCCGGCCGCCGATCGCCTGGCGAGTGCCATGAGCGCCATCGAGATGCGTCCGCCGCGTTACACCGTGGTACAGAACGTCGATGCCCAGGCACATGCCGATGTCGACACCCTGCGCACCCGGCTGGTCGAACAGCTCTACCAGCCGGTCCGCTGGACGTCCTGTGTCGAGGCCATGACCGATCAGGGCGCCGAAGTGTTCATCGAGTGCGGTCCGGGCAAGGTGCTGACCGGCCTTGGCAAGCGTATCAATCGCTCCATCAAGGGCCTGGCCGTCAATGACCCTGACAGCCTGGAGAGTGCACTCGAACTGGCGCGCGGTGCTGCTACCGAATAA
- a CDS encoding nucleoside triphosphate pyrophosphatase, with translation MPPLILASSSPWRRQLLERLGLPFTWASPEIDETPRPGESPDALVHRLALAKASRLAETFSHHLIIGSDQVAVFDGEILGKPGSDAAARAHLARFSGQRVHFMTGLALLDTAGGRHWLAHETFDVVFRHLRADEIARYVAREQPLDSAGSFRMEGLGIALFERLEGNDPNSLIGLPLIRLCAMLRDAGLDPLGAEADDPGAG, from the coding sequence ATGCCACCCCTGATTCTCGCCTCGAGTTCCCCCTGGCGCCGCCAGCTGCTCGAGCGCCTGGGCCTGCCGTTCACTTGGGCGAGTCCCGAGATCGACGAAACGCCCCGTCCCGGTGAATCGCCGGACGCCCTGGTGCACCGCCTGGCGCTCGCCAAGGCCAGCCGCCTGGCCGAGACCTTCTCGCACCACCTGATCATCGGCTCTGACCAGGTCGCCGTGTTCGACGGCGAGATACTCGGCAAGCCCGGCAGCGACGCCGCCGCCCGCGCCCACCTGGCACGCTTCTCGGGCCAGCGCGTGCACTTCATGACGGGACTGGCGCTGCTCGACACCGCCGGCGGCCGGCACTGGCTCGCCCACGAAACCTTCGATGTGGTGTTTCGCCACCTGCGGGCAGACGAGATCGCCCGCTATGTGGCCCGCGAACAGCCGCTGGACAGCGCCGGCAGTTTTCGCATGGAAGGCCTTGGCATCGCCCTCTTCGAGCGCCTCGAGGGCAACGACCCCAACAGCCTGATCGGCCTGCCACTGATTCGCCTGTGCGCCATGCTGAGAGACGCCGGCCTCGACCCGCTGGGCGCCGAGGCGGATGACCCCGGCGCCGGATAG
- the fabG gene encoding 3-oxoacyl-ACP reductase FabG — MSESRIALVTGASRGIGRAIALELGRQGRVVIGTATSDRGAEAIDAYLKEQGIAGAGRKLDVTDQGSIDALLKSVGEEFGAPTILVNNAGITRDNLLMRMKEDEWDDVIDTNLKSLYRVTKACVRGMTKARFGRIVSISSVVATMGNMGQSNYAAAKAGMEGFSRALAREVASRNITVNNVAPGFIATDMTDSLPQAQKDALLSQIPLTRLGQPEEIAAAVGFLTSEAAGYITGETLQVNGGMNMR, encoded by the coding sequence ATGAGCGAATCTAGAATTGCCCTGGTGACGGGGGCCAGTCGTGGCATCGGTCGTGCCATCGCCCTCGAGCTCGGCCGTCAGGGCCGGGTCGTCATCGGCACGGCGACCAGCGATCGCGGCGCCGAGGCCATCGATGCCTATCTCAAGGAGCAGGGCATCGCGGGTGCCGGCCGCAAACTCGACGTCACCGATCAGGGCAGCATCGATGCGCTGCTCAAGTCGGTCGGCGAGGAGTTCGGTGCCCCGACCATCCTGGTCAACAATGCCGGGATCACTCGCGACAACCTGCTGATGCGCATGAAGGAAGACGAGTGGGATGATGTCATCGACACCAATCTCAAGTCGCTCTACCGCGTCACCAAGGCCTGTGTCCGCGGCATGACCAAGGCGCGCTTCGGTCGTATTGTCAGCATCAGTTCCGTGGTCGCGACCATGGGCAATATGGGGCAGAGCAACTATGCTGCGGCCAAGGCTGGTATGGAAGGCTTCTCTCGTGCGCTGGCGCGTGAGGTTGCCTCGCGCAATATCACCGTCAATAACGTGGCGCCCGGCTTCATTGCTACCGACATGACGGATTCGTTGCCGCAGGCGCAGAAGGATGCCCTGCTGTCGCAGATTCCGCTGACCCGGCTGGGCCAGCCCGAGGAAATTGCCGCGGCGGTGGGCTTTCTCACCAGCGAGGCAGCCGGCTATATCACCGGCGAGACGCTGCAGGTCAACGGCGGCATGAACATGCGCTGA